The Helianthus annuus cultivar XRQ/B chromosome 15, HanXRQr2.0-SUNRISE, whole genome shotgun sequence genomic sequence TACTATTGCTTAACTAAAATTTGTGAattcgccaactttatgttgacacactaTTGCATGCTTGCGGGTCGTTAGGTATGGCTCGGATGGGAACTTGCAGACTGGAGAGTATCATGGCTTTGGTTAAACGGTTTACATTGTTTTGTTAAATAGCTATGGTTTTCAATTTAGTTTAGATTTTATACTTTTGCTTCCGTTGATAATTTAAACTTCACGTTTTCAAACTTCTAAAACTATTATCACTATTCATGTTAAATGTGGTAGTTAAATGTTTCACAATTAAACTTGAAatggttcaacatgattagtggcttgatcctggAATGTCACGCGCCTCACGGTAAAACCCCACATGCGAAATTTGGAGGGTGTGACAGACTTGTTGGACCTACAAAAGAACAGATAATATTCAAAAGCTATAACATGATCCACTGATCAAGAAATAAGCAAAAGATTGAACCAAACTCTTCCCAAAAATAGTGAATTTTGAATATCTATTCAGAACATTTGTTCAAGAGCAAAGCTAACATCTGATGAAGACTTGGAACCGTTGTACAAGAATATAACAACTGTTGAAGGCCAGCATCTCTTGAAGACCCAAAGCTCTGATCAAGCCAAGGTTTGTTGAAGAAGATCAAACATCTGTTAggccaaacagatgtttggacAACTGCATCAACAAATAGCTTAGACAATGTTTATTTAATGTAACAGCACTTATTCTATCAAGGTTTTAGTATACCCTAGAACAGATGATAAGATTGCTCAGTTGTTTGCAAACATCTAAGAATCTTTTCTGTTAGaaatgttagatgtcactatcaagGTGATGTCAGCTGATTTCATAACAGAGCTTTCGTACTTGTATAAATAGATCACGCCTGTTAGTGATCTATTTATCACACACCATCACATTTTCTCTCGTACGAACTGATTTGTTTGTGTGATCAGCTGAGGGGAAGTTTGTAGAGTCAATCGAGTTGTAAAACTTTTGAATCATTAATATTCATCGAAAACAATTCGTTGATGATAACTCTCAGCTTGTGAATATTATTGTGATAATCAATATTTGTTTGCAAACAAAGAAACTAAGTTTCTAACAAGACTGATTCAATCTTTGTTTATTTCTTGATCAGTAGATCATGCTTTAGTTTTAGGATATCATTTGTTCTTTTGTAGGTCCAACTGAAAGAGGTTTAGGTGATGGATTGAAACACCGTCTCAACCAATCTCATCTTGTGAACCGGTGATTCAAGAAGATGAGATGGCATAGCATGATTGTTTTTTTCCAACTAGTCCCACAATTAAGTTGTTCACGAGCCGAACCGAACCAATCAGACATTTGCTCATGCTCGGTTTGTTTACAAACCGATCCGAACCGAGCGTTTTTTCAACCGAGCCAAAGTCAAGCGAGCGTCTTTCGATCCGAGCATTTTTCGAATGAACGTCGAGCGAGTATCGAGCGTCGCAGAATAAACAAGGAAAGTGACGATGAGAGTGCTAGTTATTAGAATAAAGTGTAGTTTTCGTCCATGATGTTTCGTCTAATAGAACATAAGTAAAAAATTTGACAAATAACAAGGAATACAAAAACACTCAACTAGTTCTATCGAGATTAACTAAGCGGGAAGATAAATCATCGACCGATTGAAACATACACTTGTTCTATcggaagtttgaaattgaattAATCGATTGAAGCAAAACCCTGTCGAGTTGGCGTCTTGGCGAGTGGTGATGGAGAAATCGAATAACGATGGCCAATGGGGGGTTTTGATTAGGGTCTTGCACTTCTGAATCAAATGTCGGGTTAAGACTTGAGTATTGATCGACGCTTCacattttagtatttgaaatttTGACTTAATTACTCAAATGGACATTTAAGTATTGGACAATGGACTATTGGTATTGCATTTCAATTCTAACTACTTAAATGAGCTCTATTTGGATCTTGAACCAAACATTGTTAATGTTGGTCTCTAGTTATTTCATTAAAAATGGTACAGACACagacacaaacacaaatatatatgtatatatattaaaaaataaatcgagtcaaaccgaactgagcggacctttgctcatgctcggttcgtttacaaaccgaactaAGCATTTTTTTTAATCAAGCTGAATCGAACCAGCAAATTCCAAAAACAAGCATCGAACGAGTGTCGAGCAATTTGATCAGCCATACCCGCAATTATCATATGGTAGGGGTGAGAGAAATAACAGAATCGTGATGATTTAAAAAGGCGGTGTTGACAAGAAACCCCTTGACACTCCCAGAATCCTCTTTCAGAAGTCACTTCTCTCCACTCTCCAGGTCTACCTTGCTAACGTACGCCGGTCGTTGGTACACTGCGCACCCCAACATACATACACTCATATGTATCATCATCTATAACCTCAACCAGATTATTATTATCTTTAATTTCTTATTCCACACAAACAAACTTTATGTAAAAACCAATCTAGGGTTTCAAACCGTTACATACTGATTTGAAAGTTTCGTAATTTTTAAATTTCGAATCGTATATTAAACAAAACAAATAGTGATGATGAACGGGGGAGGATTCCGGTCAGGTAATACGACGTCGTCTTCGGTGTGTAATATGAGCGAGATCTGGCGGTATCCGGTGAGTCATGGGAATGGCAATGCGGCGTCGTTTGGTATGGGGGATAATAACAATAGTAATGACGGTGGTGTGTTTATGGATGATGATCCGATGGGGGTGAGTAAGAAGCggcgtgaagatgatgatttgtCGACTAGCAGCCGGAGTAATAATACAATGGTAATTATTGAATAGtggttttttgtgtttttatgaaATTTAGTGTTGTGAATTGATATTATGTTGTGagggttttttgttttttttagctACTGTTGATGTGCTTTTTAgattttaattgtttattttgaAGAATATTTGAGTGAGTTTTTTTGTGGTGAAATTTGGATGCAATTGGTACAAATTTATTCAATTTTCGTATGGATTTGTTCAAATTTGTTCCAATTTATTCAAATTTGGATGGAATTGGTACAATTTTATTCGAATTTGGAGGAAATCGGTacgaatttattcgaatttgGAGGAAATCGGTACGGGTATCTTCAAATTTGGAGGAAATCGGTACGAATTTGGATGAAATTGGTACGGATTCATTCAAATTTGGATGGAATTGGTACGAATTTATTCGAACTTGGAGGAAATTGGTacgaatttattcgaatttgGAGGAAATCGGTACGAAGTAGTTCAAATTTGGATGAAATCGGTACGAAGTAGTTCAAATTTGGAGGAAATCTGTACGAATTAGTTCAAATTTGGATGAAATCAGTACTAGTATTTTCAAATTTGGAAGAAATCGATACGAATTTATTCGAACTTGGAGGAAATCGGTACGAATTTATTTGAATTTGGAGGAAATCGGTATGAATTAGTTCAAATTTGGAGGAAATCGGTACTAGTATCTTCAAATCTGGAGGAAATCGGTACGAATTTGTTCGAATTTGGATGGAATTGGTACGGATTTATTCAAATTTGGATGAAATTGATAAATCCACACCACAGTACCACAGAAACAGTTGCAGGTTCATTTCCTGCTGTACCTTAATTGAGTTTCTAATTAATTATTTTGTTTATAAAGCTTGGTATATATGTTAGGCTACTATTACCATGATATGCCAGTTAGAGCTAGTAAAATATGATGAGAGTTCTTGATTTTTATAATAAATTGTGAAATTTTAATCAGCTCGACGGTGATGGCAAACGCTTGAAGACTTTGGCCCTTGAAAACGAGAACTCGGAAATTAAACCAGAAGATGAAAGAAGTACCGGCAAGATAGCGGAAAACAGTGCGAAACCGACCGAACCGCCTAAACAAGATTACATTCACGTTCGCGCAAGAAGAGGTCAAGCCACTGATAGCCACAGTCTAGCAGAAAGAGTAATCGAattaaatttcttttttttttctttttaaagaTAAAGTTTCTTGTGTAGCCTTTTTCTTTTGCTGAATTTTGACCGATTTTATGAATATATGGTCAGGCTAGAAGAGAGAAGATAAGTGAAAGGATGAAAATACTTCAAGATATTGTCCCCGGATGTAATAAGGTGTGATTTATTGTTCTTGTTTCATTGtctttattttaatttaaattaattaactgATGAGAGTTGGACATCATGACATGTGAATCTTGTTCTAatgtttttaagtttttttagtCATGTGCAAAATCTTTTAAACCGATCTAAAGATAGAACAAACACGAGTATGCATAAACCCTTCAGTCTGTCCACACTTACGTTTAAATAATTCCACATGCTTATGTAATTTAAGTTATAACATTAATAGTGGCAGataatgaatgcttgtttaaaGTTTATAAATGGTATCAATTATGTGATGTTCAGGTTATTGGAAAAGCACTGGTCCTTGATGAGATAATTAATTACATTCAATCGCTACAACAACAGGTCGAGGTAAGCATACTTGTTTTTAATCTGGATTATGACTCGTATATCCATTTCGACATTACAATTACAATGTTTACGGTGCTAACTAAGTCGAGCGTGACAGTTTTTATCAATGAAGCTTGAAGCTGTCACTTCAAGATCGCAACCAAGTCCTCAAGGATTTCCTTCAAAAGATGTAAGCATAGAATGTTATGTCTTGGTTAGGTGTAaaaaaattgttacaaaaaataGAACTGGGATATGGATTAAATAAAGATGGCAGTTTCAACCCATTTACTTATGAACGGCTTCATTTGGGTTACTTTCTATTTCTAACGGGTCAAATGAGTAAAATAGAGAATATTACTAATGGGATTTGGATTAATTTAAGATGAGAGCTCTGACCCATTTACTTACGAACGGGTACATTTGGGTTGTGTTTTTTTTAACGGGCCAAATGAGTAAATAAAGAAGATTAGCTTAAAAGGGAACATGTCAAATACTCAAGTGGGACTTGGATAAAATGGTGATGTTGGTTATGTTTTATTTCTAACGGGTCCAAAtggttatgttttattttaacgGGCCAAATGGTTATGTTTTTCTAACGGGTCAAATGGGATTTGAATTAAATAAAGATTACATCTTTCACCCGTAGACTTATGAACGGGTTCATTttggttatgttttttttttctagtggGTCAAATGAGTAAAATAAAGAATCTATTAACTTAAAAGGGAACATGTCAAGTCGGTTTCTTTCTATCTAACAAGTGAATGCCGGTGTTTCAGTTTGGTCAACAATCATTCGACATGGCTGGGGTGCCGTTTGCTTCACAACCCACAAGGGAATACAGTAACGGATCATCACCAGAATGGTTGCACATGCAAATCGGTGGCAGCTTTGAAAGAACAACATGAAATAGGCACACTTTGGTAATCTACATGGAGCTAATGATCAAGAAACTACTGGAAAGAGAAGGCTATATATTTGTttcaactatatatatatatatgtatctcCGTTTTGTTAGTTTTGCaatatgcatgcatgtatgtactattCTTGCTCATACGTCTCTTAAGAGTCATACGCCCTTTTACCCGCAAACAACCTGATGAAATTGTTTGTCCGCttagaaaaaatgaaaaaaaccaGAAGCATAATGTGTATTGAAACAATTTCGGGATCAAATAATTTGAGTTCATTTTACTCGTAATCAAACTATCAATATATCTTGTGTTTTTTTCTGTTTAAGTTGTGTTATGTGTATAAATTATCTATATtatgttagaaaaatatttttgtatttttatacaTATATGAGATGTTGTACCAAAAGGCTTTCCAGTATTCATTCTCCAGTTCACCAAAATCTGATCTCTAGTTCGAAACCGTTTTCAAACTTCTTACGACACTGAATATGCCGTGGAGGGTCGACCGGATGTGGATCTTGCAAGTATAATttcttgtaattttttttattacaatAAATTTGATCattgattttaaattttgttttacatGTGATAATCATAATATATGTCGATAACAAAACTAGCATTGGGCTGCTACAACCGAGTCTGTAGGTATAGTACATTACCACTctccgtggggtatggtggggcggtggtttggcttgggttggggcattagTTGACACGTGGCTTGAGTGGCAGACATGGGCTAAACCCACATTCaacacggtatggtggggcgggggtttggtgggcttcgctgggctgacccgctggactatttgaatattatttaaaacaacaaatttaatttttttagtatttttaaataaagaaaattacaaaaaaaaatcctaacttttatatttgttttttatctcttctctcaacgCCAAGACTAGTTGTAATTCGTCACCCTGTAGGTGATCAATGGGCTGggatagaaatttcaaatcatccTGTTTTTGTTTCTGGGCATCTCTAgcggcatctctagcttctttgctccttcgtatttcggctctttgttgttggaatacgttgaatgtatccaacTTGCATGAAGTGTCATCCAACTGCtcgctgtatattcccctacgcgagccagaactctcagctgaaggcgatgccgtaccagatcttgatttttgagcacgccttcttgaggcatttcttccttactcaggccggtttgggcttggcgaatcatccaaaaggatgcattttttcgttttgtagaaggagaattgaagatgtatagaagatgtggttgaatgtggtaaaaaatggaagaaaaatgtgagttttatagtgaaaaattaactttttttttttaatatagtagttggccaacggctagcccaacggctatTTTGTTTTGGCCATACacagcccgccatgtcagctcgcttcccccgccccacgcccggcttgaaacccaagccccaagggccacgccccaacccaagcccacccggggtggtgccttgggcgttttcccccaacccaagccccataccccatggcctaaaTGTACTGTTATCACGAGTCAGAGTTCAGATTACGAGGTAGATTGTTTTGTAAATGTGATGAAAAATATAATTGAAAGGAGATTGTTCCCTCGAGATGATATTGTGTCACTTCAACAGTCTGCGACGTGTGTTGTACAGCCCTAAAAACAACTGATCATCTACTCAACGAGTGCCCCTTAGCAGTTCAATGTGGAAGATGGTATCCTCTTGGATCAGGATGGTGGTTCAAACAGGAATTTCAGTCAAGGAGAGATTAAAATCCAAAGACAAGGCAATGGGTAGCATGGCATACAAGAAAATGGCTCAACAGATTATTCTCGTCGCACTATTAAATTGGAAAGCAAGGAACGATTGGGTGTTCAACCATCTATACAAGAAGCCAGAAAGCGTCATGGAGGAGATAAGAGCAAGCTCGTTTGTTTGGTTGGAAAATAGAGCCATCTTTAATACGGTAGATTGGGAAGTGAGAACAATAGTGTAATTTTGATGTCGTGTTTTAATGTTGTAATCTTGTGCACTCTAGCGCCTTGCTAGTCTGGCTTAATAATATAACCTGGCTTGCTGTtgtaaaaacaaaaaacaaaaaaactagCAAGAAGTTAGGTGTACGTCCTTCGTGGTGAGCCACAACAAGCGGGTTCGTAGGGGATTATGGTGTCTTCGTTTCTTAGTTTACATAAGAGACTATCTATGTTGATTTTGCTACCATTTATGATCCTAAGGAATTCAAAAGATACAAGAAGAATATGTCATTGGGATTGTACCACTCAAAAGTTTATTGTTGGCTTATGGTGGAAGAATAATATCAAATACCCATTATATATATCATAAAAAACTACGTCGGTTATGTGTAATGTGTAAAGCGTGGTTTACAAGTtgtcttttaaaaaaaatattattataatattttattattataattacttTTGAGCATATTCTGTTTTCGTTTATAGTTTTCAAGATACAAAGTTTTATAAAATTCCAAGTATGCTGGTGTGACTTGCTTCTTTTTATGTACGTCTAGATATAGTTTTTTACTTAAAATTGAGTTGTAAATATTAAAGTACAAGTGAACAAAACACAAGCGTACATGTCATCAAAATTATGTCACGTTTTTTTTTTCCTTCTATAAAATGACGTGTTTACCTATTTTGTTATCctagtaatataatataatgtctTGTAAATTTGGAATATTCCGTTATGACTTATGACTGTTGGCTTTGTGGAGGCTTGATTGGGATTGTTAAGTGAAAATAAGTTTGGGCCTATATGGAGATTGCAAAGGTTGGCAGGTCGCCCATGCCTAATCTTTTAGCCTATTTATCTTTTGTTGTTCATTAAGTTAAAACACTATACTAGTCTTTATACATTCATGTCTTATACTTTGTAATTCCTCACGAGTGACACAAAGCAATAAAAGAATTACCCTGGTTGCCGCCCTTGAATGCCTACCAATACCAAACCACGTAATTTTTTTCTCGTGCTCACTCTCTTGTTTATTTTCTTGCAACtgattgtgtgtgtgttctgATAATCGAATCTCTAACAATggcgtgcttatttttatctacgatAAAAGTTTTATTCGAACGAGTCAAATATAGCTATTTTTTCTTGTTCTTTGTCGTGAGAAATGAACCGATACCATCCGAAGAACATAAGTACCGGTACCATATTTTTGTATGCTTTTCTCGACATGACACATTTTAGTAAAACATAATATAACGTTTCATAATTTCGAATATGTCGTTTGTGACATGCTTATTTTTTATCTACAATTCGAAATATAGGTGGTTCTTTTCTTTATCGTGAGAACCGAACCGATACAAACCGAACAACACCGGTACCCGTACCACATTCATTTTTATAGTTGTCTTGACGTAGCGGCATATAAGCTATAGCGAGTGTCGTATGGTTACAGTACGTAACGAATCGAACCGAACCAATACCATCCAAACAACATTGGTGTTGGTATTGGTATtcgtttttttaattttcaatcgATGTAAAATACTTGTCGATATTCTGTCGGACATATCTCTTTCGATTGCTATATCGAGTGTCGGTATAATACCAAACTGTAACAAACcgaacaaataacataactacaCAAACCGATACTCATAAAAGATCCATTGCGGAGCACAACAAATCTCACTAGTTTTCTTTAAGTTAAAAGTGTTCTAAGTTGTCCTCTCCGCTCGTTTTAATCATGTACGTCAAGAACATCTTTAAGGACTTATGTGAGGTTAGTACTTAGTAGATAATTATACATAATCTTAAAGCATAAAGTCGGTGACTCTCCACCGACCAAATCACCTGCTTCATTCTTATTGGTCCACGTCGCTCTTCACATGAAACCCATCTCCAAATCAGTTTCTACAGAGGCAGAGAATGAGAGATGCCCGGATTAACCCTTAGTTCAACCACCGCCTCCACCGAAGAAGAGACGAGACAGACAAATCGTCATCACTCTTCATTTACCAAACCGGTGTCAGCGATGTAAATGTTTAAATTGGGTTCCACATCAGCTTCTACATtctctcaaaaccctaacacattGGAAACAATGGCGGTTTCTTCTAAATCTTCGTATAGACAAGCCAATGAACAACAGTCTGTGTAACAGCTTATACATTCTCAAACCCTAACACATCGGGACTTCGATTTGTTACCGATTTTGAAAGCAAAATGGACGGTGAACCGGAGAAATGGATACTGCTGTGACGGCGAGGACGCCTACAAACCTAGCTTTGATCAGTGATAATATTAGTGTTACTCTCGATCCGAATCATCTGTGTACCACCACCACGGTGTCTGCTAGCCCTAGCTTTGATCGAGATCGCATGTGGTTGAACGGAGAGGTATAGTTTTGTTCTATTGTTTTCGTTTCGATCTGAGTAGGTAGATGATATCGTCTGGTTTGAAGTAGTGCTGTTCACGAACCGAACAATTGAAGTTCAAACGTCAGTGTTTATACCTGTTAATAGTGAATGGTATGTAGAACAATTTGAAATGTATCGAAACATAGGGCATTTGGGCTAAATGCTATTATTATTAGGCTATTGTAATTAAATTTGATAGGTAGACTGGTAGAGTCTCTTAATTTGTATATAATATGAAACTGTGATTAAAATTAGGTGATATGTAAGTTTGCATTTATCAGTTATTCAAGACATGTGAATTGTGGCTATGTTTGGTGGTTAATGTAGGAGATATCTCTTGAAGGGGGTAGATTCCAAAGTTGTTTGGGAGAAATTCGTGCGTGTGCACAAGATGTAGAGGACAAGAAAAAAGGTATCAAAATTAAGAAAGAAGACTGGCAAAAACTTCATCTGCACATTGCTTCATACAACAATTTTCCGGCGGCTGATGGTCTTGCTTGCCTAGGTACCGATTTCATACTTTTGTTCTTCATTGTGTAGTCATGTTACATGCCTACAATCATATGCATGCTTTACATCCCATGTTTATTGACTGTCTTAGTGTTAGTTGTTAATAGCTGCAAATTAACAATTACGTTATAGACTCGAAGGGAATCTTCGTTTTCTGAAGATTTTTTTTGGGACTAGAGCATGTCATATTTTACCTTTGTGCAGTTTTTTCTCTTGCCAAGCTGATGAATGTTCGAATTCAACGACGAAAGGGAAGGGAAGGCATACAACGAGTCAATGAACAAATTCGACATCCTAGAGGTAGTTGTAATCTAACAACAATGAAGATATGTGTAAATGTACATCTACTTCTCCTACAAAAGGGAAGGCATACACCGACAAATTAGATGTTCGAAATCAATGAGTTTGACATCCGGAGAAACGCGACGTCGCAGGAGCTTTATAAAACCGTAGCAGTTTCTTGAACCGGCCATTTTAGGTACCGGTTGTTCTAGACTGAGGGAGAACCTTAATGTTTTTTGCCTTGGATTTTAGTCTCAGTCCGATTGAATATTGATGATGGTCTCTTCACTTTTAATTATCTCAGGGGAACGCCATCGACGGGTTGGTCATTATAAAATATGCAAAACACCTAAATAGTGGGTTTCGCAAGATGGCAGTTAAAGTCGTTTTGTTGGACATTAGAAAAACAACGAACTTATGTCACATTTGTTACCCTTGATTTTTCTTAAAATAGATTGGAAAACAAGGAGTCCTGCAATTGATTATCAAATTATTTAAACAAACACTCAAAATAAAATGTACCAATAAACAGATATAATAACTAGAGTAATATTAATTTAGATATGTGAACTATATATCAAGTTTAAacaactttatttaaccaaaATACGTGTGTTTTTAGTTAGTCTACGCTAACTATAtttcgacgtaaattttgtttCAAGATAGCGTACGTTTTTACTCATCGTGCGTcgtcgccgcaacgcgcggcggctAAAATCCTAGTATCATCCTAAAAACAAACTCCCACAAAAATGAAATACTCATGCCTTGAGTTATTATTGAGTTAATTTATTATCAACTTACTTAAAATACAAAGTCGGTGGAATAAGCCACCAGATACATGTGCCATTTCCATTTTCACACAATACTTTGAGTAAAATACATTTTGGCCCCCTTACTTTTAGTTTTGTTAAATTGTGTTTTGAGTCCATTTCGACATTTCCTCTTTTCACTCATACTTTGAGTAAAATACATTTTGACCCCTTGCTT encodes the following:
- the LOC110911532 gene encoding diphosphomevalonate decarboxylase 2 isoform X2, whose amino-acid sequence is MDTAVTARTPTNLALISDNISVTLDPNHLCTTTTVSASPSFDRDRMWLNGEEISLEGGRFQSCLGEIRACAQDVEDKKKGIKIKKEDWQKLHLHIASYNNFPAADGLACLGKGRHTTSQ
- the LOC110911531 gene encoding transcription factor BHLH094, translated to MMNGGGFRSGNTTSSSVCNMSEIWRYPVSHGNGNAASFGMGDNNNSNDGGVFMDDDPMGVSKKRREDDDLSTSSRSNNTMLDGDGKRLKTLALENENSEIKPEDERSTGKIAENSAKPTEPPKQDYIHVRARRGQATDSHSLAERARREKISERMKILQDIVPGCNKVIGKALVLDEIINYIQSLQQQVEFLSMKLEAVTSRSQPSPQGFPSKDFGQQSFDMAGVPFASQPTREYSNGSSPEWLHMQIGGSFERTT
- the LOC110911532 gene encoding diphosphomevalonate decarboxylase MVD1, peroxisomal isoform X1, translating into MDTAVTARTPTNLALISDNISVTLDPNHLCTTTTVSASPSFDRDRMWLNGEEISLEGGRFQSCLGEIRACAQDVEDKKKGIKIKKEDWQKLHLHIASYNNFPAADGLACLVFSLAKLMNVRIQRRKGREGIQRVNEQIRHPRGSCNLTTMKICVNVHLLLLQKGRHTPTN